The Coprobacillus cateniformis DNA window CTATATTAGTTTTCAAATATTAATTAAAAAATTTGACTTAAAAACACCAGGTCGTGATGACAATAATAAATTAACAATTTTCAAAAAGAGTCAATTTGATTATACTTTTGATAAATCAACAATTGATCATCAATCTCAAATGATTATTAAAGGATTAGGTGGACGACATAATTTTAGTGATTTAGATTGCTGTATTACACGTTTAAGAGCAACTATCGATGATAAAGACTTGATTAATGAAGGTCTTTTAAAACAAGCAGGAGCTGCAGCTATCATGATACAGGGTGGAGGCATTCAGATTATTTATGGTCCTAAGGCTTCCTCAATCAAAAGTAAACTAGATGAATATTTATTAACTGTTCCAGAAGAGTATGATGATTATCAAGAGGTTTTAACATTGTATAATGATAAAACTTTTGAACTTGGTAATGTTGTAGATGGTGAAGTTTTACCAATTGAAAATGCTTGTGACCAAATTTTTTCTCACAAGTTATTAGGTGATGGTATTATGATTAAACCTTATAATGGGTTAATTGTTTCTCCATGTGATGGAATTGTTACTATGATTTATCCAACTAAACATGCTATTGGATTAAAATTAGATAATGGAATTGAATTATTATTGCATTTTGGTACAAATACTGTTAATTTAAATGGTGTTGGTTTTGAACTGTTGGTTAAACTTCATCAAAGAGTTCAAAAAGGAGACTTGCTTTGGAATGCAGATCTTGAGTATATTAAAGAAAATGCAACTGATGAAAGTCTTCTTATGGTGATGACCAAACTAGATGAAGGTGCATTCATAGAAAAAATATATGGGGATAAAAAAAGAGGTCAAACAATATTAAAGATACAGAGTTAAAGAATGGGGGGATTTTATGTATGAGGTTGTGAAAGTGCTCAATAATAATACAATTCTTGCTCATAGAGATAATGAAGAAGTCATTGTCATGTATAAGGGAATAGGCTTTGGTAAAAAAGCAGGGGAGTATTTTGAAATCCCAAATCAAGCGAAAAGGTATTTAATGCAGAAGAGTTATCAAACAAAAAACAATATCTATGATATTATTAATTATATTGAACCTATTTATTTAGAAATAGCAGCTGAAATCATTAGATTAGCAGAGATAAAATTTGCAAAAGTAAGTCATGATATTTTACTGCCATTAGCTGATCATATTTATTATGCAATCAAACGGATGGATGAAAATATTATGCCATCTAATCCATTTACAAATGATATAAGATTATTATTTCCAGATGAGTATGAAGTTGCTACGCAAGGCAAAGATGTTATTCAAAAATATGTAAGAAAAGTGATTAATGATGATGAAATTGGCTTTATAACACTTCACATTCATTCTGCTATTTCCTCAAATAAAGTTGCTGAATCTATGGAAGCAACACGAGTGATTCATGAAGGAATTCTGCAATTGCAAAGTGATTTACATATTATTATTGATGTTCAATCTATTTCCTATGTAAGGCTTATGAATCATATTAAATTCTTAATTTTACGATTAAATACAAATGAAAAATTACAGATGGATATCAGTGAATTTACGAAAGATAAATTTCCATTTGCATATGAACAGGCCCGTCATATGTGTGAAGCTTTATCTAAAGTTTTAAATAAAGACTTACCTGAAACAGAGATTGGTTATTTGGCACTGCATTTAGAAAGAATTTTATCAATAACATTAGATAATCAAAACAGTGCTTGACACGTTTTACAATTAATGGTAATATTTTTTTAGAAAAATGAATATTTAATAGTGTGTAACTGTTAGGCAGGCAATAACTATTTTAGAAGAGAGTAACCCTTTTTATAGTGTGTTTTTAACTCCTTTTAAAATAGATTGTCTGCATAGATTGTCTGCCTTTTTTTGCATTATTAAATGTCAAAAGAAAGGGAGGAAAATATTAATGGTAGGAATGATTCTTGCTAGTCATGGTGAATTCGCAAATGGAATCTTACAATCAGGAACGATGATTTTTGGTGAACAGCCTGATGTGAAAGCAGTGACTTTAGAGCCAAGCGAAGGGCCCGATGACTTAAAAGCAAAATTAGAAGCGGCAATTGCAACATTTGATAATCAAGATGAAGTTCTTTTCTTGGTTGACTTATGGGGTGGAACACCATTTAATCAGGCAAATGGATTAATCAATGGTCATGAAGATCAATGGGCAATTGTCACAGGTTTAAACTTACCTATGCTGATTGAAGCTTATGCATCACGCATGAGTATGGAAACTGCACATGAAATTGCAACACATATTTGTGAAGTTGCAAGAGAAGGTGTCAAAACACGTCCAGAAACATTAGAACCACAAAAAGAAGTGAAAGAGGTTGTACAAGTGGCTTCACCACAGGGTGCTATTCCAGAAGGAACAGTTTTAGGAGATGGCCATATTAAGTTTGTATTGGCACGTGTTGATACACGTTTATTACATGGTCAGGTTGCAACGACTTGGACAAAAATGACACAACCAAATCGTATTATTGTTGTTTCTGATTCGGTTGCAAAAGATAATTTGCGTAAACAGATGATTGAACAGGCGGCCCCACCAGGTGTGAAGGCAAATGTTGTCCCTGTTTCAAAAATGATTGAAGTTGCTAAGGATCCACGTTTTGGAAATACGAAAGCAATGTTGTTGTTTGAAACACCTCAAGATGCATTACGTGCAATTGAAGGTGGTGTTGATATTCAAGAATTAAATATTGGATCAATGGCTCATTCACTTGGTAAAGTTGTTGTCAATAAAGCCATTGCAATGGGAAAAGATGATGTTGAGACTCTAGAAAAATTAAAGGAACTTGGAATGACTTTTGATGTTCGTAAAGTCCCAGCTGATTCAAAAGAAAATATGGATCATCTTTTGAAAAAGGCAAAAGATGAATTAAAGAATTCTTAAAAGGAGGATAATGAAATGTCTATTATTACAATAATTTTAATTATTATCATTGCCTTACTAGCGGGAATGGAAGGAGTTCTAGATGAATTTCAATTCCATCAACCATTAGTAGCATGTACTTTAATTGGTTTGGTCACAGGACACTTAAGTGAAGGAATTATTTTAGGTGGTTCTTTACAGATGATTGCTCTTGGATGGGCGAATGTAGGAGCAGCAGTTGCACCTGATGCCGCATTGGCTTCAGTTGCTTCAGCTATTATAATGGTTTTGGCGTTGCAGGATGGAAGTGTTGATTCATCAACAGCTATTACAACTTCAATTGCTGTTGCTATCCCTTTATCAGTTGCAGGTTTATTCTTAACGATGATTTGTCGTACAATCGCAATTCCAATGGTTCATTTTATGGATGTAGCAGCTGAAAAAGGAAGTTTCCGTACAATTGAAATGTGGCAGATTCTTGCAATTGTTTTACAAGGTGTGAGAATTGCCATTCCAGCAGCGGCTTTATGCGTTGTGCCAGCAGTTGTTGTCACAGGTGCGTTGAATCAAATGCCTGACTGGTTATCAGGTGGTATGGCTGTCGGTGGTGGAATGGTTGCTGCTGTTGGTTATGCCATGGTTATTAACATGATGTCTTCTAAAGAAACATGGCCTTTCTTTGCAATTGGCTTTGTTTTGGCAGCAATTGGACAATTAACATTAATCGCATTAGGGGTTATCGGTGTTGCTTTAGCACTTATTTACTTAGGGCTAAAAGAAAACAGTGGAACTCATGGTGGTGGCTCTGGTGGAACTGGAGATCCATTAGGCGATATCTTAAATGATTATTAATCTTGAAGGAGGAAAGAAAAATGGCAGAAAAAATCGCATTATCAAAAAAAGATCGTTTAGCAGTTGCTTGGCGTCATCAGTTCCTTCAAGGATCTTGGAACTATGAACGTATGCAAAATGGTGGTTGGTGTTATTCAATTATTCCAGCTATTAAAAAATTATATCCTCAAAAAGAAGATAGAATTGCAGCTTTAAAAAGACACTTAGAATTTTACAATACACATCCTTATGTATCAGCACCAGTTATGGGAGTGACATTAGCATTAGAAGAAGAACGTGCAAATGGAGCTGAAATTAATGATCAAGCTATTCAAGGTGTTAAAGTTGGAATGATGGGACCCTTGGCTGGAGTAGGAGATCCTGTCTTCTGGTTTACACTTCGACCAATTCTAGGTGCACTAGGAGCCTCTTTGGCTTTAAGTGGAAGCATTGTTGGACCATTGTTATTCTTCTTTGCATGGAATATTATTCGTATGGCATTTATCTGGTATACACAAGAATTTGGTTATAAAGTTGGAACATCTATTGCTCAGGATTTATCTGGTGGGTTGTTAGGAAAAATCACACAGGGAGCATCAATTCTTGGGATGTTCATTATTGGAGCATTGGTCCAACGTTGGGTAAGTATTTCATTTACGCCAGTTGTCTCTCGAGTTGTTCAATCAGAGGGAGCATATATTGATTGGAGTAAAATTCAGGCAGGTGCAGATGGGATAAAATCAGCATTAGAACAATATGCAACTTTAGGAGCCAATGGCTTAAATCCTGAAAAGGTCACAACATTGCAACAGAACTTAGATCAATTAATTCCAGGCTTATCAGCATTATTGTTAACATTATTATGCTGCTGGTTATTAAAGAAGAAGGTTTCACCAATTGTTATTATTGTCACATTATTTATTATTGGTGTGTTGGCACGTGTTGTTGGTATTATGTAAAAAGATGCGTGTTTTATAATTTTTCTAAACATTATGATGGAGGACAAATATGGTACAATCATTAAATACAAAAGTTGATTTCACAATTGAAGCAACTTCATATCTAGGTATAGCAAGTTATGGTAAAGTGATGGTAGGAGATAAAGCCTTTGAATTTTATAATGAAAAAAATATCAGAGATTATATTCAAATTCCATGGGAAGAAGTTGACTATATTATGGCCTCTGTCATGTTTAAAGGTAAATGGATTCCTCGCTTTGCAATTGAGACTAAAAATAATGGAAGATTTACGTTTTCAACACGTCATAATAAGGCGTTATTACGTTCAGTGAATCAATATATATCATCAGAACGCTTAGTCCGTTCATTGAGTTTTTTTCAAGTCATTCAAAGAGGAATTAAAAATATTTTTATGAGAAAACATAAAATATAATGAAAACTGCTAGCAAAGAATTAACTTTGTTAGCAGTTTTTAAGTAGAAAATATAGATTATCTTAATAGTGGGAGACTCCCAGTTAATTTATTAACAAGTTTCTTCGTTCCATAAATCGCAATCCCGTAATAAGTAAAGTCATCTTCAGGTGTCTGATTTGCTTTTTCTATATATTCATCATAAATATTACAGCGTTGAGCAACATCAGAGAAATCAACAACGATTAAATCCTTAAAATCAGGCAGATAAAGCTGCTGTCTTATTTCTTTTATCTTCTCTTGTGTTGTTTTTAAAATAGGAACTGGTGTTGTAATAATACCAAGATGTTGATATTGATCTTTATCAAATACTGTTGGTCCTACTGTTTCGGGAATATATTTTCCAAGTGTTATTCCCAGGATACCAGCTGTATTAGCAATGATTCCTAAAGGGAGTTCCTCATTAAAAACCATAACACATTTTTCATTCTGTATATTCATAAATTATATTCTCCTTTTTTGTTTTCTTGTTTTCAGATAACAATAGACCTACTAATGTTAAGATGATTCCAAGTAGTGTTGTGAAAGTCATTTTCTCATGCAATATAAAAGTTGATGTCATAGCTGTAATAACTGGAACAATATAAATATAAACACTTGTTTTGACTGAACCTAAAATTTTAACAGCTAAGTTCCAAGTGACGAAACAGAGTGCTGATGCACCTAGTCCTAAAAACAATAAATTAAAAAGATTGATTGGCATTACAATTTGTGAAAAATCAACATCAAATCCCATCATTAATGTAAATGGAAGCATAAACAGGAGTCCATAAAAAAATGTACGTCTTGTTGTTTGAATAATATGGTAACCAAAACCAGCGAGTTTCTTTGTTAATGTAGAATAGCCAGCCCAAATAATAGCAGCAATGATTGCTAAAAAATCACCGAAAGGATTGAGTTGTAATTGTGAACCGCTAAAACTAATCAAATAGATTCCCATCATTGCAATGATAAAGCCTATAAAAAAGCGAATATGCGGCTTTTCTTCATGTAAAAAGAGGCAGGCGAAAATAACAGTAAAAAAAGGAGCAATGGAAATAATGACACCAACATTAGATGCTAATGTATAGGTCAATGCAATATTTTCAAAGAGATAGTATAATGTTACACCACATAAACCTGCAGCCATAAAGTAGAGTTCTTCTTTTTTGTGGGTTAAATGGAGATGATGAGGATAAATAGACCACAAGATTATGTAACCTATTAAAAAACGTATAAATAGAATTTCTATTGGGCTCAAAATATTGAGAAGAACTTTTGTTGATATGAAGGTTGTTCCCCAAATAATGATTGTTATCAATGCAGCACAGTGGCCAAAAGTTATTTTGTTTTTCATAGCTTTATGCCTTTTTCTAATATAGGTTCTTCATGAATAAAAATCTTTTGATATTGCTTAGGGGTTAAACCAATAAATTACTTAAAAAAGTGTGTAAAATGACTTTGATCAGTAAAACCAGTCATATATGCAACATCAATTGGTAATATACCTTGCTCAAGAAATTTCTTTGCTTTATCAAGTCGAACTGTTTGTAAATAGCGATAAGGTGATAAACCAATCTGTTTTGTAAAAGAGCGTAATAAATAGGACTTTCCGAAATGAGTCATTTTTAATAAATCATCTAATGTGATGTTTTCAGCAAAATGTTCATCAATATAAATACATATATTTTTAATTTCATCATTAGGTTCATCGATATTATCAAAATCAAAAGGAGTTGCATATTCTTGAAGAATTTGTTCTAAAAGAAAGAAAAATGCTTCTTCTTTTTCTAATTTAGGAGCATGATGTACAATAGCATCATACAATTCTCCAATAGATTGTGTAATATCACTTTGAAAAATAACGTTTTGAGTAAAATGTGGCATATAGGCATGACCAGCAATTTCTTCAACAGCTTTTAACATAATATCAGGATTAATATTTACTGCACGATAATCTAATATTTCACCATTTACAGGTGCGCAAAAGTGATTATCATGGGGATTAAAGATAAGCAAATCACCAGCTGTTACTTCATAATTCTGACCTTTACAACAAAGGTGGCGTTTGCCACCTTCAACAAAACCAATGACATAATATTCATGAAAATGATTTGGAAACTTTTGAACAATTCCACTGAGGTTATAGGCTTCTATAGCTAAGTCACAATCATAATAGACATGACGTTGTTCTTGAATTTGAGACATAAATGGATTTCCTCCTTGTGTTCATTCTAGCATTTTGTCAATTCATTTTCTTGTATGATATGACACTTTAATAGAAAATCTCTCCTGATTCAAGAGAGATTAAAAGCTTATCTGTTTTTTCATTTTCTTAAAAAGAATTGTTGATGTTGTTGCTGAAACGATTTCAGCAATTGGAAAACATAGCCAAATAAGATGAATATTACCTGTTAATGACAAAAGATATGCACAAGGCAATAAGACAAATAATTGTCTAATAAGTGATGTTAATAAACTATATGTACCTTTTCCAACAGCTTGGAAGAGTGCGCTGCAGACAATTGAATAACCAGCAAAGAGAAAGTGAATAGCAATAATTCTTAATGCTGGTGTTCCAATTTGAATCATGGCTTGTGAAGCATTAAAGAATCCTAAGAGGATTTGAGGTATGGATTCAAAAAGAATAACACCAATTAACATCATTCCAGTTGCATAAATCATAGCTAATTTTATTGTATCAAACATTCGCTTACTTTGTCTGGCACCTAAATTATAAGCAATAATAGGAATCATACCATTATTTAATCCAAAGACAGGCATAAAGACAAAACTTTGCAGTTTAAAGTAAACTCCGAAGACAGCTGTTGCTGTTGTAGAGAATCCAATTAAAATTGTATTCATTCCAAATGTCATGACACTTCCTATAGATTGCATAATGATAGATGGAATACCAACAGAATAAATTTGTTTAATAATTTGTATATTTGGTTTAAAGGATTTCCATTGAAATTGAATATCATGATTATATTTGAGATTTAAGACAATTGCCAATAGGCATGCAATGATTTGACCAGTTACAGTTGCAATTGCCGCTCCAGCGACACCCATTTTAGGCATTCCAAACAGTCCAAAAATAAAAATAGGGTCTAATATAATATTAATAATTGCTCCAAGTCCCTGTGTAATCATTGTATGGATTGTTCTTCCTGTTGCCTGTAAAAGTCTTTCAAATAAGAATTGGCTAAACAATCCAATTGAACATCCTACAACAATCATGGAATATTGTGTTCCAGCAGTTACAATTTCAGCATTACTTGTCTGGACGGTAAAGAAAAGATGAGAAAGTGTAAGACCGCCAATCATAAAAATAAGTGCAGTCATAAGAAAAATAAAGACTGAATTGGTTGCTGTATGATTGACATGTTCTTGATTCTTTTCACCTAAACTTCTGGATAATAATGCATTAACGCCAACTGCCGTTCCGCCAGCAAAAGCAATCATCAGATTTTGCAGCGGAAAGGCTAAAGAGACAGCAGTTAATGCATTTTCACTAATTTGGGCAACAAATACACTATCTACAACATTATACATTGCTTGTACCAACATGGAGATAATCATTGGTAATGACATGGATATCAGAAGTTTATTAACGGGCATTGTCCCCATTTTATTTTCTTGTACCATTACTTATTTATCTCCTTGTTGAAACAACTCAACAATGATATCAGCAACTTTCTCAATTCCTAAATCACTATTGATTGTTAAATCAAAGTTCTTTAATTGACCCCATTTTTTTGTTGTATAGTAATTATAATAATTGCTTCTTCTTTTATCTTTCTTCATAACATATTTCTTAAAGTCTTCCTGTTCTTCTTTATAATCTTCTTGAACACGTCTGATTCTTGATTCTAAAGGTGCATGTATGAAAATAGTAAAGACATCATCGTAATCTTCTAATATATAATCAGCACATCCATTGACAATAATACAAGAATCATGTTTAGCTAAATGACGAATAATCTTTGATTGCATAGCAAAGACCTGATCGTTCAATGGTAAAGTAAAAGCTGAAGATGACATAGTATACATAAAACTTGATGTTTTTTCTTCCGATGCCTTACGAATCGTATCAACATCAATTCCAAGTTCCCTAGCAGCAATATCAATAACTTCATTATCATAATAAACAAGACCTAATTTCTCTGCTACTCTTTGAGCGATTAAGCGTCCTCCTGAACCATATTCTCTAGCGATAGTCATAATTCTAGGCATAAAACATTCCCCCTTTATAATTCTATTCTAACATAAATCAAAAAATGATGACATTATTTTCACAAGATAAATTTATTGTTTTTAAGAAAACAAATTTGTATAATAAAAGCATAAAGTCATTCGGTAAAATGTCAAGAAAATAAATAAAATCTTTTTTAGATAAATCAAAAACCATCATCTAAAAAAGAGTACACTAAAAAGAAGTATGAAAAAATTTATGAAATTGACAAATTACTCAATGACTGTGTCATGAGACACAGAAACGTATAATTTACTGTCACGTAGCAAGACATAAATTAAACGAACTAGTTTTCTTGATGTAAGGACGAGTGCTCTACGATGCTTGTGTGTAGAGGCTTCGTTATACTTCTTACGATAAAAAGAAGTCGTATAATCAAAGCCATGCATCACTGACATCTGTGTGGATTGAGTTATGTAATATTTTAAATATTTATTACATGAATTCGCTGAATGTTTTTCATCAGCAATAAAATTGCCCGAGTCATTCTTCTTCCAATGGAAACCGGCATATTTAGCCAATGAAGCATCACTTTTGAAATAGGAAATATCACCAATTTCAGAAAGTATACCTGCTGCAAAGACAGGTCCGATACCTGTTATAGACATCAGAGATTGATATCCGTTAGGATAAAGACCTTTCATTTCCTTCTCAATGGCCTTATCAACCATCTTGATTTGAGATTCAATGCATTGAATCAGGTTGATAGAAGCAGTAATTGAGATAGTTATAGGGTCATATGCAGTTTTATCAAGTCTATAGGAAGAACGAATCGCTTTATCAAAAAGAGAAGCAATTTTACCATAATCATCACATCTGTTTTGAGAAGCAGATTTGAAATATTCAATGATTTCATCCAAAGGTTTTTCAGCCAAATCAAAAGGGGAAGCATAATCAGTTAAAAATTTCGTGTTGGAAGCAGAAAAATTATCACTGAAAGGCAAATCCTTATGAGGAAGGGTCATAAGACCAGAAACCTTTAAATAGATATTGTTGAGAACGTAATTCTTTTCTCTAATAAGCTGCTCAGCTAAATGATAACGTTCACGAGTGAGACGTTTAAGAGCGATATGTTGAGCAGCTTTAAAGGGACGAAGCTTTTTACAGCGACCAACACGAGCAAAATCTGCAATCAAAAAAGCATCACCCAGATCAGTTTTTTCCATTTCAATATAAGACTTCTTATAATTGGCAATGGATTTGGCATTAACAGAATATATGATGACAGAAGTGCCGACAATCGAAAGCTGAGATGAAAGATAAGCACAAATATGATAGTCATATATAGAAGTTGATTCAGTAACGATGATGATGGAATCGAACTTTTCTTTATCAACAAAAGCCAAGACAGATGTAATGAGAAGATCACATCCATCAGGGTTATTTGGAAAAGAGAGATTAAAGAAAACATCCTGATTAAAGTTAACAGCACAGACTTGATTATTTTTGGTTGAAACATCAATACCTACAAAGAGAGTGTTCATGGGATCACCACCTTTCAAAAAAGATAAAACTAGAAACAAAATATTGGAAAGACCTCCGTTCTTTAGACATGATGCGACCTCGCCATAAGAATAGAACAATACAGATCAAAGGCTACGTATCACAAAAGTATTGAACAAACAACATTCGGTAAGCAGAGACATTCTAAAGTTGAGAAACAGACTTTCTATAGAAGATATCATGAAGATACTTCAAGGAGAATTAGAATAAATTCCAATAATAGAGTGACTAGTAACTCTATTATAACTTAGGAAAATCCAATATTGAAATAAACTTGTAAAGATGACTAGTCATCTTTACAAAATATATTATACGAGGAGAATAGCAATGGAATTTCATGTTTTAGCAAGTGGATCAAAAGGTAATGCGACATTTATTTATGAAGATGGCTGTGGAATCTTAATAGATTGCGGTATTACAAGAAAACAGCTTTTATTTAAATTAAATCAATTAGGTTTTCATGAAGAAGATATCACATATGTCTTCTTAACACATGATCATTATGATCATAATAAAAATATACATATATTTGATCAGGATAAGATATATACAGCAAAGAAAAATATGCCTGATTTAGACGAGTATCATACACTTATACCATATACACATCGTCAATTTGATGTTTTTGATGTTTTGACTTTAAAAACTTCCCATGATGCAAGTGACCCTATAGGATTCGTCATTTCAACAGATGAAACTTTATTGTATATGACTGATACAGGTTATGTATCACAAAAGAATAGAAAATATATGAATAATTTAAATTATTATATAATTGAAAGTAATCATGATATTCAGATGTTAATGAATACAAAAAGACCAATGTTTTTAAAGAATAGGATTTTAAATGATGTTGGCCATTTAAATAATGAATATAGTGCAAGATTAATGAGTGAAATGATTGGTGACAAAACCAAAGAGATTATTTTAGCCCACTTATCGCAAGAGGCAAATACAGCTGAAAAGGCATTAGAAACTTATTACTCTATTTTTGATGAACAAAATATAAAATTTGATTATATTAAGGTTGCAAGTCAAGTTGATGTTGTTTCTGGAGGAAAGCATGAGAATTAAATTTATAACTGTAGGGAAACTGAAAGAGAAGTATTTAAAAGATGGTATTAAGGAATATGCAAAAAGAATATCTGCTTATGCAGATATAGAAATGATTGAAGTTATGGATGAAAGAATTCCTGATAAGGCTTCGTTGGCAGAGGAAATGTTAGTGAAAGCTAAAGAAGGACGAAAAATTTTAGATAAAGTCAAACAAGATGATTATATGATTTTATTAGATGTCAGTGGCAAAGAAATGGATTCTGTGGCTTTTTCTAAACATATTGAAAAATGTATGATTGATGGAAAAAGTACAATTGTTTTTGTGATTGGTGGCTCATTAGGACATGGTGAAGAAATACTGTCTCGTGCTCAATTGAGGTTAAGTTTTTCTCCAATGACTTTTCCGCATCAATTAATGAGACTTATTCTTATTGAACAAGTCTATCGTGCATTCAAGATTATGAAAAATGAAACTTATCATAAGTAAATGAGGTATTATTTATACTTCATTTTTTTTGTCAAAATCGTAATAGAATAGAGACTGGCTTAAGAGTCGAGTTGTTATTTTGGTCATTTTGTTGACAAAATTGTTTACACACTATATAACTGAGTTAAAGTATGAGGAGGCTTATTATGAAAGAGAAGAGTACGTTTGGAAGATTTATTGTGAAGAAACGCAAAGAAAGAAATTTAACTCAAAAAGAATTAGCAGAACAATTATATGTAACTGAATCAGCTGTTTCAAAATGGGAAAGGGGAGTTTCCCAAACAAAAGGATATTAAGAAATAACCTGTGTTTACCTGCTTGCAAATTATTGTATTTGGATAAACGAGAAAAAAACTTTTTATTGACAGATATAATATCAGATATTATAATTGTCCGTAATTGAATAACTATCTTCAGGGCAGGGTGTAATTCCCTACCGGTGGTATAGCCCACGAGCCGAAAGGCATGATTTGGTGAAATTCCAAAGCCGACAGTATAGTCTGGATGAAAGAAGATGAAAGTAAGTTTATGCTTTTTTTGCGTGCTCTGGAATGATTTTATATTGTTTCAGAGCATTTTCTTTAATCGCATAAATCCTCTTTTGCATGTCTTGGATAGATTTTATTCAAGGCATGTATTTTTTTGGAGGTGTAAAAATGAGCGATACAGAATACATGAAATTAGCAATAAAACTGGCAAAAAAAGGTGCTGGCTATGTCAATCCTAATCCTATGGTTGGGGCAGTAATTGTAAAAGATAATCGAATTATAGGACAGGGATACCATGAAATCTTTGGTGGATTGCATGCAGAGAGAAATGCATTAAAAAATTGTAGGGAGTCACCTGTAGGAGCAACACTTTATGTAACACTTGAACCATGCTGTCACTATGGTAAGACACCACCTTGCACAGAAGCAATTATTAAAAGTGGCATTACAAGAGTAGTCGTCGGAACTTTAGACTGTAATCCTATTGTGTCTGGAAAAGGTGTAAAGGTACTTGAGGAAAACAACATTCAAGTTGTGATAGGAATTTTAGAAATGGAGTGTCAACAGTTAATCAAAGTTTTTAGAAAATATGTTACAAGGCATATTCCTTATGTTTTTATGAAATATGCAATGACAATGGACGGGAAAATAG harbors:
- a CDS encoding DUF956 family protein; the protein is MVQSLNTKVDFTIEATSYLGIASYGKVMVGDKAFEFYNEKNIRDYIQIPWEEVDYIMASVMFKGKWIPRFAIETKNNGRFTFSTRHNKALLRSVNQYISSERLVRSLSFFQVIQRGIKNIFMRKHKI
- a CDS encoding AraC family transcriptional regulator; its protein translation is MSQIQEQRHVYYDCDLAIEAYNLSGIVQKFPNHFHEYYVIGFVEGGKRHLCCKGQNYEVTAGDLLIFNPHDNHFCAPVNGEILDYRAVNINPDIMLKAVEEIAGHAYMPHFTQNVIFQSDITQSIGELYDAIVHHAPKLEKEEAFFFLLEQILQEYATPFDFDNIDEPNDEIKNICIYIDEHFAENITLDDLLKMTHFGKSYLLRSFTKQIGLSPYRYLQTVRLDKAKKFLEQGILPIDVAYMTGFTDQSHFTHFFK
- a CDS encoding DMT family transporter — encoded protein: MKNKITFGHCAALITIIIWGTTFISTKVLLNILSPIEILFIRFLIGYIILWSIYPHHLHLTHKKEELYFMAAGLCGVTLYYLFENIALTYTLASNVGVIISIAPFFTVIFACLFLHEEKPHIRFFIGFIIAMMGIYLISFSGSQLQLNPFGDFLAIIAAIIWAGYSTLTKKLAGFGYHIIQTTRRTFFYGLLFMLPFTLMMGFDVDFSQIVMPINLFNLLFLGLGASALCFVTWNLAVKILGSVKTSVYIYIVPVITAMTSTFILHEKMTFTTLLGIILTLVGLLLSENKKTKKENIIYEYTE
- a CDS encoding mannose/fructose/sorbose PTS transporter subunit IIA, with the protein product MVGMILASHGEFANGILQSGTMIFGEQPDVKAVTLEPSEGPDDLKAKLEAAIATFDNQDEVLFLVDLWGGTPFNQANGLINGHEDQWAIVTGLNLPMLIEAYASRMSMETAHEIATHICEVAREGVKTRPETLEPQKEVKEVVQVASPQGAIPEGTVLGDGHIKFVLARVDTRLLHGQVATTWTKMTQPNRIIVVSDSVAKDNLRKQMIEQAAPPGVKANVVPVSKMIEVAKDPRFGNTKAMLLFETPQDALRAIEGGVDIQELNIGSMAHSLGKVVVNKAIAMGKDDVETLEKLKELGMTFDVRKVPADSKENMDHLLKKAKDELKNS
- a CDS encoding DUF2000 domain-containing protein, giving the protein MNIQNEKCVMVFNEELPLGIIANTAGILGITLGKYIPETVGPTVFDKDQYQHLGIITTPVPILKTTQEKIKEIRQQLYLPDFKDLIVVDFSDVAQRCNIYDEYIEKANQTPEDDFTYYGIAIYGTKKLVNKLTGSLPLLR
- a CDS encoding PTS system mannose/fructose/sorbose family transporter subunit IID, producing MAEKIALSKKDRLAVAWRHQFLQGSWNYERMQNGGWCYSIIPAIKKLYPQKEDRIAALKRHLEFYNTHPYVSAPVMGVTLALEEERANGAEINDQAIQGVKVGMMGPLAGVGDPVFWFTLRPILGALGASLALSGSIVGPLLFFFAWNIIRMAFIWYTQEFGYKVGTSIAQDLSGGLLGKITQGASILGMFIIGALVQRWVSISFTPVVSRVVQSEGAYIDWSKIQAGADGIKSALEQYATLGANGLNPEKVTTLQQNLDQLIPGLSALLLTLLCCWLLKKKVSPIVIIVTLFIIGVLARVVGIM
- a CDS encoding PRD domain-containing protein, coding for MYEVVKVLNNNTILAHRDNEEVIVMYKGIGFGKKAGEYFEIPNQAKRYLMQKSYQTKNNIYDIINYIEPIYLEIAAEIIRLAEIKFAKVSHDILLPLADHIYYAIKRMDENIMPSNPFTNDIRLLFPDEYEVATQGKDVIQKYVRKVINDDEIGFITLHIHSAISSNKVAESMEATRVIHEGILQLQSDLHIIIDVQSISYVRLMNHIKFLILRLNTNEKLQMDISEFTKDKFPFAYEQARHMCEALSKVLNKDLPETEIGYLALHLERILSITLDNQNSA
- a CDS encoding PTS mannose/fructose/sorbose transporter subunit IIC yields the protein MSIITIILIIIIALLAGMEGVLDEFQFHQPLVACTLIGLVTGHLSEGIILGGSLQMIALGWANVGAAVAPDAALASVASAIIMVLALQDGSVDSSTAITTSIAVAIPLSVAGLFLTMICRTIAIPMVHFMDVAAEKGSFRTIEMWQILAIVLQGVRIAIPAAALCVVPAVVVTGALNQMPDWLSGGMAVGGGMVAAVGYAMVINMMSSKETWPFFAIGFVLAAIGQLTLIALGVIGVALALIYLGLKENSGTHGGGSGGTGDPLGDILNDY